The Fusarium keratoplasticum isolate Fu6.1 chromosome 4, whole genome shotgun sequence genome contains the following window.
TAATTCCAATGACTATTTTGTTGTTCGTACGCCAATGCTCCGCCTCCAACCCAGTGTAGAAACAAAAAAGACACCAGACATGTACACATTTTCCGTTTAGAACTTGCCCTTGTTCACGACAAATCCCTCGAGAGCGGCTGGGTATTGTCAGTGTTGGGTCTGATAAAGATTGTGATGAATACTTACAAACAGCGGCCCAGAGACggttctcggcctcggggaACACCAGAGATCGAGGGCTGTAGAAGACCTCATCGGCGACCTCCTCAGGGTGTCGAGGAAGGCAGTGCATGAACTTCCAGTCCTCCTTGGCACCTCCTCGCTTGGCAAGGTCGTTGGTGATCTGGAAACCAGCAAAGTCCTTGAGTCGCTTCTGGGTATCGGCCTCCTGACCCATAGACACCCAGGTGTCGGTGACCAGCACGTTGGcgtccttgacagcctcctcgGGCACGTTTgtctcgaggagcttgccagGGGAGATGACGCCCTCAGCAGCAGAGTTGATGAGCTGCCTCATGGCATCAGGAATCTCATATCCCTTGGGAGCGGCAACCGAGATGTCGACGCCCATCTTGACACAGCCAATGGCCAGGTCGAAAAGAACATTGTTGGCATCTCCAACCCAGGCGACCTTGAGACCGTTCAGACCAAGGCTAGCTCCCGTGGTGTTGTTAGCTGGGAATGTCTCATGCAGAGTGAGGAAATCGGCAATGGTCTGGAGAGGGTGAAAGTCATCGGACAGGGCGTTGATGACAGGCACGCTCGAGTGCTTGGCAAGAGTAGCGACATCGGAGTGAGGTCCAACTCGAGCCACCATGCACGAGGTCATGGAAGAGATGACAACAGATGTGTCATAGAG
Protein-coding sequences here:
- a CDS encoding Ornithine carbamoyltransferase, mitochondrial, which produces MQHDSSSCWLNKTSHLISHPLTMKSTAFRIARGAVNGLQKRAYSQATTPRHLMTIADLTPTEFANLVRDANTRKIAVKGGAPHSMLSGGLAGKAVAMMFSKRSTRTRVSTEAAVTMLGGHPMFLGKDDIQLGVNESLYDTSVVISSMTSCMVARVGPHSDVATLAKHSSVPVINALSDDFHPLQTIADFLTLHETFPANNTTGASLGLNGLKVAWVGDANNVLFDLAIGCVKMGVDISVAAPKGYEIPDAMRQLINSAAEGVISPGKLLETNVPEEAVKDANVLVTDTWVSMGQEADTQKRLKDFAGFQITNDLAKRGGAKEDWKFMHCLPRHPEEVADEVFYSPRSLVFPEAENRLWAAVSALEGFVVNKGKF